From the Fretibacterium sp. OH1220_COT-178 genome, one window contains:
- a CDS encoding BMC domain-containing protein: VKAANVVLIGKVHVGGGLVTVMVRGDVGAVKAATDAGAAAAGKVGELVSVHVIPRPHGDVEFILPRLEG, from the coding sequence GTGAAGGCGGCGAACGTGGTCCTGATCGGCAAGGTGCACGTGGGCGGCGGTCTGGTGACCGTGATGGTTCGCGGCGATGTCGGAGCCGTGAAGGCGGCCACGGATGCGGGGGCTGCGGCGGCCGGTAAGGTCGGCGAGCTGGTCTCGGTACACGTGATCCCGCGCCCGCACGGGGACGTCGAGTTCATCCTGCCCAG